The nucleotide sequence TCAAGCACGCTTTTTCGCAGGCCTTCCATATCGCTTACGTCAGAAAATACCGTGTCTATTGCCTGTATGCCTGATGCCTTGGCCGCATTTACCAGCATTGAACGCGCAAAGAAGCTTTCTTTGCCTTCATCCGTCCTTTGCGTCCCCAGGTCCGCCGTATAATCCTCAAGCCCTATTGCAAGCGAACATACATTCTCGCTTGCCGAGGCTATCTCATAAGCCCTCATTACACCAAGCGCACTTTCAATAATCGGCATGTAATAAATTTCGTTTGTAATATTGTACTCTTTCTTCAGGCGCAGTACCTCGTTTTCAACGTCGTAGACCTGTTCTGCGCTTTCGCACTTCGGTATCAGTATCAGATTTACGTTCTGAGGCACAATGAACTCAAGATCCCTTTTTCCCAAGGGGAGCTGGTTTATTCTTACCATCCTTTCGGCGCCGTAGAAGTCGACTGTTCTCAGGGCGTTACGTACTAAAAGCTGTGCGGCTTCCTTTTCTACGGGGGCGACACTATCCTCAAGGTCAAGTATCACTCCGTCCGGCTCATGAAGCCCGGCGTTCGGGAAGAACTTCGGCTCGTTTCCCGGAAGATAAAGCCTGCTTCTTCTTAAGCGGTCTTTTGCAGTTGAGTACAGGTTCCTCTTGTTCATTGGAAGCAGGTACTGCTTTTTATTTTCAGGGAAAAGCCTTTTGACTGCAAGCTCGAACCTGGCTGCAAGCACGAAGGGGAGTGCTCCGCTGTCCTCAAGAAGTATGCGTGCATCTTTGATTTCAAAATATTCACACATGTCAAGAATGAGCTTCCTGATGGAGTCTCCGTACATAGTCTCCACCTTGCTCTTAATTTCCAGATCAATTCCGCCGGAGGCCTTTAGCTCCATTTCAAAGTAGCAGTCGGAGCGGATCTTGTCCCCCTGCTTTCCGGCAGAAGCTTTCTTTAATTGTTCCATAATTTTTCTCTTCTGAAGTTAATTAAAGTTATATCAGGGCATTAATTACTTAATGCCCCGCAGGAATTTCCTTGTCCGGATTATACTTTTAGGCGAGCCATAAAGTCTTTGGCCGCCATGCCTTCGCAGGTGAATATCATATCTTTTATTTCCTTCTGCCTTTCGGCTGAAAGGAGTTTTGATGAAAGTGCGTTGAATTTATTTTCAAGGTCTTCCATCGTCATCGGCTCTCTCGGGTCGCCTTTGGGGTATTCCAGGTATTCTGTAAACTCACGCCCGTCCTTTGTCCTGATTTTAACACGGGAGGGCTGCTTGGCCGGGAACATCTTCTCAAATTCAAGGGAGGCTTCACCCTTGATCTTGTCAATTACTTCCCATATTGCAGGATCTTTCAGCTTCTCTTCCGAGAATGAATTTGTTGTAATTTTGTGGTCAACCAATGTCGCAGCAATGCAGTAGGGAAGCGAGTGGTCCGCGGTTTCCCTCGATTCAGGACGGTATTTATGCGGATCGAACAAAATGTCGCATGCCCTTGCAATGGTTGTAACTGTAACTGAATCTATATCCTTGTAGCTGATATTGTTTTTTGTCACAGCCTTAAGCGTGCAAGTTATGTGCGTATGCGTAAGGGCTTCAGTGGGGAACGCCTTCATGCCGCATTCCATTATCTTGAAATTCTGGCCTAAGTTGCAGAGGAGCTTGTCTGTATCCCATTTGGGCCCGAATACATCCATCAATCCTTCTTTGCCTTCAAAAACGGCTTCTGTTCCGGTGTAGCCTTTTTGTGCCATAAGGGCTGCAAATACACCAGCCTGCACCGCCATCGGATCCACTGTGTTTTTCATCATCGTAAGCTTTCCGGCTGTTGGGCACCCTATAGTGTGGTTGTGGCATCCGTTTATGCCTATGGCATTAACCATCTGGTCAACCGTAAGGCCCAGAACCTTGCCCGCGGCAATGGGGGAGACAAACTGAGTTAAAGTTGCATGGTGCCACTTGCGTTCACGCACTCCGGGAACAGCAAACTCGCAGAAGCGCTCTTCAAATTCATAGGCCAGGACAATTGCCGTAATTACATCCTTCATTGATGCATTGCACAGTTCCGCAGCTGAAAGAGCCGCAGGTATAAGGTCTGAAGGGTGTGAAGGGTCTTCCTTCCAGTATATATCGTTAAAATCCAGAGCACGTATCATAAGCGAATTTATAAGAGCTGCATTGACTGCAGGCACCCTGTCGCCGAAACCTATTAGAGTTGCCTGCTCACTTCCTCCCATTTCCTTATAAATATCCCTTAGTATGTTAACGTCTTTTGTGTGGTAACCCCCGTAGGCGCAGCCCATGGAGTCATAGAGATATCTTTTAACTTCGTTGACAACTTCCCCGGGAAGGTCTTCAAATTTAAGATTGACGGCAAATTCAGCAATCTGACGAGAAAATGACTTTTCCATAATACCTCTGATTAAAATTTTTATACTGAAAGGTGCCGGGAGCCTCCGGCACCTTTTTAAGGGTTTATTATTCTTACAAATTATTCTTAACCCAGTTTTCAAGCCCGCCAAAGACTATGAGCTCCTGCGCGGCCGCTCCAACGGGGCTGATCCTGTACTGTTTTCCTTCAGCAGTCAAAACCGAGCGCCTGAAATCAATCTCAGCCACAATTGCGGTTTTAACAGTAAGCCTGTCCTGCCCGAACTGGCTTTTAAGATCCTTTATCAGTTCTGGGGCTTCTATAAGCAGGAACCCGTTATTAAGCGCATTCCTCTTATAGGTCTCGTTAAATGATCCGGCAACAACAAGCTGTATACCCCTGTACTTCAAAGCTGTAGCCGCCTGCTCCCTTGAGCTTCCGGTTCCGAAGTTGAAGCCGCCTGCAAGTATGTCCCCTTTATTTACAATTTTCCCGAATTCCGGGTCGTAATTTTCCATTACAACCTGTGCCTGCTCTTCAGGCGTCATGTCGTCATTATATGTGTACTTGCCGGGATAGATTCCGTCTGTATTCATATTATCCTGATAGCAGAAGATGAGTTCTCCGGTAATTTTTTCGGGGAAGCCTTCAATTATACTGACTTCACTATCCGAAGAAGCCGCATTCTCTGCTTCCTTAATTGATCCCGTGAGCTTTGAACTGTTTCCTGCCCAGTCGTAGGTGATCCTGCCTGAAATGGCGCTTGAGGCAACAACGGCAGGGGATGCCAGGTATGCCTGAGCGTTTGGAGACCCCATCCTTCCCTTGAAGTTCCTGTTTGTGGCGGAAATGCCCACTTCGCCGTCTTCCAGAAGCCCTGTTCCAAGACCAATGCAGGGCCCGCATCCCGGGGGAAGCGCAATTGCGCCGGCTTCAAGAAGAGTCTGCCAGTCGCCGCGCCTTTGGCTTTCGGCCTGAACCTCGCTTGAGGCTGCCGCAATGTAGAACTTTACGCCTTCAGCTACCTTCTTTCCCCTTACTATTTTTGCCGCCTCCGCAAGGTCATCTACGCGGCTGTTGACGCAGGAGACAAGATACGCCTTGTTGATCTTTACTTCCTTATTCTTTATTTCGGAAACCGGCGTCATTATCTTTACCGTATTGGGTCCTGAAACGTAAGGCTCAACTGAAGTAATATCAATCTCAATTTCCTTTGCGTAGAATGCGCCCCCATCGGCCTTCATGCATTCTTCTTCAAGAGAAGCAATCCTGTTTCCGTTTATCCTTGGGTTCATACCGTTTGAATCCGAGTTGACCCCGGAAGGCCCTCTTTCCGACAAATATTTTTCACGGCCTTTTATCCAGTTTATTGTAACTTCATCAATCGGGAATACGCCGGCCAGTGCTCCCCACTCGGTTGTCATATTTGCTATTGAAAGCCTTTCATCCACTGAAAGGTATTTTACCCCTTCACCCGTAAATTCAATTGCGTGATTAAGGACTTCATCGTGATTAAAAAATCCGCACAGGGCAATTATAACGTCTTTACCCGTTACGCCCGGCTGAAGTTTTCCTTTCAGTTCCACCCTGGCAACAGGCGGCACCTGCCACCACGTTCTGCCTGTAGCCCAGATTGCCGCGGCGTCTGTTCTTACTATCGGAGTGCCCAGGCATCCAAGTCCCCCGTACATATTTGAATGGCTGTCTGAGGCAACGACCATAGTGCCCGGGAATGCATATCCCTCCTCGCACATTATCTGGTGGCCTATGCCGCGGCCCGCGGGATAAAAGTCCGCTCCCATTCCTTTTGAGAAGGTTTCTATCTTCTTATACTTTTCCAGGTTCTTTTCACTTTTGTCCTGTACGTTGTGGTCAAGCGTGTTTACAACCTGGTGCGGATTATGGAGCTTTACTGCCCCTATGCTTTTGAATTTTGGAATTACGGCGCCCGTATTGTCGTGCGTCATAACATATGCTGGTCTTATCGAAATGTAATCTCCGGCGTGAACCTCGTGGCCCTCCGGAAGTCCTACGGCAAATCTCTGTGCAATTTTTTCTATTAGTGTCTGAGACATCTTAAAACCTCCTGAAATGAGTTCATTAACGTGCCTTAGAAATAAAAACTACTACAGTATATTTTGGCAGGGGAGAGAGCCCCTGCCCTAAAATTAAGCCTTGAACGGATCGAAACTTACAAAGTCTGCATGATGGACTATTATAGATTCAACAGTCCTCATCCCCAGGTCACCTTCCTTTGAGTGCGTGGCAATTATGTGCTGAACTTCAGGCGGTATGCCGAAACGGTCCGCAATGCCGATGCCGCTGAAAGGATGCCTGAGCATTTTCCCGGCAGCGCTCGTCGTAAGCCTGCCGTCTTTTATTTCATATTCAAGAAGCTTACCCACGTCAATTAAAATAGCTCCTGCAACCAGTGTGTCCATGTCTATCTTAATTTCGCTTCCGAAGTTTTCCTTCATTGTTTTTGCCATATCAACTGCCAGTTTCACGCACGTGCGCTTATGCGTCATGAATGTGATCCTGCAGTCCTTTAAGAGAAGTGAAAATGGGATCTTTTCAAGGTCCTCGGCCGAAAGGACGCTGTGTTCAATGGCGTAAACCCAGCAGTCGGTTACCTTGTTCCTGAGATCCTCATTTTCTATCCATTGGATCTCGGGCCATATCTTAAGTACTTTGTCGCGCATTACAACCTCACAGTTTTGCAATTATGGCATCTGTCATTTCCTGCGTCGTACAGGCGCCCTGCTTAAATACGTCGGGCCCGCCTTTAAGCTTCATCATGTCGTATGTCTTGACGCATCCTTCTTCAATTACCTGTGCTATCGCGCGGCGGATCTTTTCGGCCTTTTCGCTTTCGCCTATGTGGTCAAGCATCATGCATGCGCTTAAAACCATTGCGATCGGGTTTACAATCGAGGGGTTTAATTCCTGGTACTTTGGAGCCGAGCCGTGCGTGGGCTCGAAAACCGCAACTTCTTCACCGATGTTTGCGCTGCACGCAAAACCAAGGCCGCCTACCAGGCCTGCAAAGCCGTCACTAATTATGTCACCGAACATGTTTTCGGCTACAATTACGCCGTATGACTCAGGGTTCTTTGTAAGCCACATCATCTGTGCATCTATGTTTGTATCCCAGAGCTCAATTCCGGGATAGTTCTTTGCAATTTCCCTTGCTTCCTTGAACATCATGCCCGAGGTTTCTCTTAAAACGTTAGGCTTTTCGCAGAGCGTTAGATTCTTGTAGCCATACTTCTTTGCGTACTCGAAGGCTGCCGTAAGTATCCTTCTTGATGCCCTTCTTGTTACAATGCGTGTTGAGACCGCCAGATCCTCGCTCGGCGTATCCTTGAAGAACTTCATTTTGGGGTGCGTTTCAAGCGCATCACGCACCTGCTTCGGCGGATTCGTCCATTCAACTCCCGCATAAAGCCCTTCGGTGTTCTGCCTGAATATAACGGCATTTACCATCGGCTCTTCAAAGCCCGTTTGGCTTCTTCTTATGAAATTCAAAGGGTTACCCTTAAAGGAAAGGCAGGGACGTATGCAGATATCAAGGTTGAAATGTTGTCTTAAGCCTACGATCGGGCTGAAATAAACGTAACCTTTCCCCTGGAGCGATGGATCCAGTTCCTTAGCAGCGGCATCTTTGGGCTTGCTTGTAATGGCGCCAAAAAGACCAATTTTATGCTCAGAAAGAAGATCTATCGTTCTTTGAGGTAATGCATTTCCTTCTTTTTTCCAGAAATCCCATCCAATATCACCATGGACATAGTTTGCTTCAAAACCAATTGCATTCAGAACTCTGACTGCTTCAGGAAGAACTGTTTTACCTATACCGTCACCCGGCATTGCTACGATTGTGCGCATAAAGTAAGTCCTTATTTGTGAATGGTTGAATTGTCGACATCTAAATTATAGAATTCCTTCTATGTTAGCAAGCGAAATGGCAGATAAGAAAAAATGCAGCATAAATGTGGAGAGATAGGTCCCGGACTCTGATTTTTTATTTGTTTGATTTTTAATAAAAATTAAATATTTTAACCTTTAACTATCCCTTAAATCGTTATAAACGGAATTTTCCTTAATCTCAATAAATTTATCATTAACCTGGGGAGATCCAATGAAAAAGTTCAACTCTTTAGTCATCGTGCTGCTTTTGTCGCTTGCAGTTACTTCATGTTCAAAAAAGGACGATAATCCGGCCGCACCAAAAGATGAACCGCCTGGAATTCCAAGCGTATCCTTTAAAGGACCAA is from Ignavibacteria bacterium and encodes:
- a CDS encoding HpcH/HpaI aldolase/citrate lyase family protein; protein product: MEQLKKASAGKQGDKIRSDCYFEMELKASGGIDLEIKSKVETMYGDSIRKLILDMCEYFEIKDARILLEDSGALPFVLAARFELAVKRLFPENKKQYLLPMNKRNLYSTAKDRLRRSRLYLPGNEPKFFPNAGLHEPDGVILDLEDSVAPVEKEAAQLLVRNALRTVDFYGAERMVRINQLPLGKRDLEFIVPQNVNLILIPKCESAEQVYDVENEVLRLKKEYNITNEIYYMPIIESALGVMRAYEIASASENVCSLAIGLEDYTADLGTQRTDEGKESFFARSMLVNAAKASGIQAIDTVFSDVSDMEGLRKSVLEAKALGFEGKGCIHPRQIKVINEAFAPNEAEIEKAKKIVLAFEEAERNGIGVVSLGSKMIDAPVVKRARNTIHLALLNKLIPEDWRMS
- the lysF gene encoding homoaconitase, encoding MSQTLIEKIAQRFAVGLPEGHEVHAGDYISIRPAYVMTHDNTGAVIPKFKSIGAVKLHNPHQVVNTLDHNVQDKSEKNLEKYKKIETFSKGMGADFYPAGRGIGHQIMCEEGYAFPGTMVVASDSHSNMYGGLGCLGTPIVRTDAAAIWATGRTWWQVPPVARVELKGKLQPGVTGKDVIIALCGFFNHDEVLNHAIEFTGEGVKYLSVDERLSIANMTTEWGALAGVFPIDEVTINWIKGREKYLSERGPSGVNSDSNGMNPRINGNRIASLEEECMKADGGAFYAKEIEIDITSVEPYVSGPNTVKIMTPVSEIKNKEVKINKAYLVSCVNSRVDDLAEAAKIVRGKKVAEGVKFYIAAASSEVQAESQRRGDWQTLLEAGAIALPPGCGPCIGLGTGLLEDGEVGISATNRNFKGRMGSPNAQAYLASPAVVASSAISGRITYDWAGNSSKLTGSIKEAENAASSDSEVSIIEGFPEKITGELIFCYQDNMNTDGIYPGKYTYNDDMTPEEQAQVVMENYDPEFGKIVNKGDILAGGFNFGTGSSREQAATALKYRGIQLVVAGSFNETYKRNALNNGFLLIEAPELIKDLKSQFGQDRLTVKTAIVAEIDFRRSVLTAEGKQYRISPVGAAAQELIVFGGLENWVKNNL
- a CDS encoding HDIG domain-containing protein; translation: MRDKVLKIWPEIQWIENEDLRNKVTDCWVYAIEHSVLSAEDLEKIPFSLLLKDCRITFMTHKRTCVKLAVDMAKTMKENFGSEIKIDMDTLVAGAILIDVGKLLEYEIKDGRLTTSAAGKMLRHPFSGIGIADRFGIPPEVQHIIATHSKEGDLGMRTVESIIVHHADFVSFDPFKA
- a CDS encoding MmgE/PrpD family protein — protein: MEKSFSRQIAEFAVNLKFEDLPGEVVNEVKRYLYDSMGCAYGGYHTKDVNILRDIYKEMGGSEQATLIGFGDRVPAVNAALINSLMIRALDFNDIYWKEDPSHPSDLIPAALSAAELCNASMKDVITAIVLAYEFEERFCEFAVPGVRERKWHHATLTQFVSPIAAGKVLGLTVDQMVNAIGINGCHNHTIGCPTAGKLTMMKNTVDPMAVQAGVFAALMAQKGYTGTEAVFEGKEGLMDVFGPKWDTDKLLCNLGQNFKIMECGMKAFPTEALTHTHITCTLKAVTKNNISYKDIDSVTVTTIARACDILFDPHKYRPESRETADHSLPYCIAATLVDHKITTNSFSEEKLKDPAIWEVIDKIKGEASLEFEKMFPAKQPSRVKIRTKDGREFTEYLEYPKGDPREPMTMEDLENKFNALSSKLLSAERQKEIKDMIFTCEGMAAKDFMARLKV
- a CDS encoding isocitrate/isopropylmalate dehydrogenase family protein gives rise to the protein MRTIVAMPGDGIGKTVLPEAVRVLNAIGFEANYVHGDIGWDFWKKEGNALPQRTIDLLSEHKIGLFGAITSKPKDAAAKELDPSLQGKGYVYFSPIVGLRQHFNLDICIRPCLSFKGNPLNFIRRSQTGFEEPMVNAVIFRQNTEGLYAGVEWTNPPKQVRDALETHPKMKFFKDTPSEDLAVSTRIVTRRASRRILTAAFEYAKKYGYKNLTLCEKPNVLRETSGMMFKEAREIAKNYPGIELWDTNIDAQMMWLTKNPESYGVIVAENMFGDIISDGFAGLVGGLGFACSANIGEEVAVFEPTHGSAPKYQELNPSIVNPIAMVLSACMMLDHIGESEKAEKIRRAIAQVIEEGCVKTYDMMKLKGGPDVFKQGACTTQEMTDAIIAKL